A window from Polynucleobacter sp. MWH-UH25E encodes these proteins:
- the aroE gene encoding shikimate dehydrogenase has protein sequence MTLNATLDLHTDPSFFQGKDVYAVAGNPISHSKSPTIHQAFAEQAQQAMHYGRMQPQLDGFTKAAKSFFAAGGKGMNVTVPFKLDAKTFSDQLTDRARLAGAVNTLWIQDGKIYGDNTDGAGLVRDLLAQGIDIHAARILLLGAGGAARGVIGPLLELSPKCLVIANRSTAKADELVKLFADLAARKQVALESRTLADLENSQKTSHSFDLVINATAAGLTDDSPLSEAAVMQVFKPGSFAYDMVYGKNTAFMNQALQHGARISDGLGMLVEQAADAFLIWRGAELATEINPRAVLAKLRSS, from the coding sequence ATGACGCTAAACGCCACTCTTGATCTGCATACAGACCCCAGTTTTTTCCAGGGGAAGGATGTTTATGCGGTTGCAGGAAACCCCATATCGCATAGCAAGTCACCCACAATTCATCAAGCGTTTGCAGAGCAGGCTCAGCAGGCTATGCACTATGGCCGAATGCAACCTCAATTAGATGGTTTTACAAAAGCAGCAAAGTCCTTCTTTGCTGCTGGTGGCAAAGGTATGAATGTCACCGTTCCTTTTAAATTGGATGCAAAGACATTTTCAGATCAATTAACAGACCGTGCTCGCTTGGCGGGTGCAGTAAATACGCTGTGGATTCAAGATGGAAAAATTTATGGTGACAATACTGATGGCGCAGGCCTGGTAAGAGATTTATTGGCACAGGGGATTGATATTCATGCGGCACGTATTTTGTTGTTAGGTGCGGGTGGTGCGGCTCGCGGCGTGATTGGACCGTTATTAGAGCTCTCGCCTAAATGTCTAGTGATTGCTAATCGATCTACTGCCAAGGCAGATGAATTGGTGAAGTTGTTTGCTGATTTAGCTGCTCGCAAACAAGTCGCCTTAGAGTCACGCACCTTGGCTGATTTGGAAAATAGCCAGAAAACTTCTCATTCTTTTGATCTGGTGATTAATGCAACGGCTGCGGGATTAACAGACGACTCACCTTTGAGTGAGGCGGCAGTAATGCAGGTTTTTAAACCCGGGTCGTTTGCTTATGACATGGTGTACGGCAAAAACACTGCCTTTATGAATCAGGCTTTGCAGCATGGCGCTCGTATTAGCGATGGTTTGGGAATGCTAGTAGAGCAAGCAGCAGATGCGTTCTTAATATGGCGCGGCGCTGAGCTTGCTACAGAGATCAATCCGCGCGCTGTTTTAGCTAAATTACGTAGCTCATAA
- the thiL gene encoding thiamine-phosphate kinase, with protein MHSSSKPLGEFDLIERFFKTPSIAQPPNSAIHLGIGDDCALIKPPSDEEIAITSDMLVEGRHFLKGADAEQLGRKALAVNLSDLAAMGAKPLGLTLSIALPNMDEQWLKAFSKGLFSIANQFDCSLIGGDTTAGPLTISITAIGSVPNGKAIRRSGAKIDDEVWVSGAVGDARLVLAALRHEISLSKDELGTIEHRMHQPTPRIELGLRLRGIANAALDVSDGLLGDLQHILRQSQVDAEIFLDRLPKSDALKKQSIQTQNQFAACGGDDYELCFTAPKSQHEFILEISRALDLPLTCIGRIIHKKNHSSQVHILNTDGKILSDTEAAQLLKSFDHFAV; from the coding sequence ATGCACTCTTCCTCCAAGCCTTTGGGTGAATTTGACCTGATTGAGCGTTTTTTTAAAACGCCATCCATCGCACAACCTCCCAATTCTGCAATTCATTTAGGTATCGGGGATGATTGCGCACTCATCAAACCACCATCAGATGAAGAAATTGCCATCACCAGCGACATGCTCGTTGAAGGTCGACACTTCTTAAAGGGGGCTGACGCTGAACAGCTGGGCCGCAAAGCCCTAGCCGTCAACCTTTCAGACCTAGCGGCAATGGGCGCTAAACCCCTTGGGCTTACCCTCTCGATTGCCTTACCGAATATGGATGAGCAATGGTTAAAGGCTTTTTCTAAAGGTTTATTTTCAATTGCTAATCAGTTTGATTGCTCACTCATAGGTGGGGACACTACTGCAGGCCCACTCACCATTTCTATCACCGCTATCGGTAGCGTGCCCAATGGAAAAGCCATTCGGAGATCAGGGGCAAAGATTGATGATGAAGTCTGGGTCTCTGGAGCAGTAGGAGACGCAAGACTCGTTCTTGCTGCGCTGCGTCATGAAATCTCATTAAGCAAAGATGAGTTGGGCACCATTGAACATCGCATGCATCAGCCCACCCCCAGAATTGAATTGGGACTGAGATTAAGAGGTATCGCCAACGCAGCCTTGGATGTATCTGATGGGCTACTTGGAGACCTGCAACATATCTTGCGCCAATCACAAGTAGATGCAGAAATATTCCTAGATCGTCTACCAAAGTCAGATGCCCTAAAAAAACAAAGCATTCAAACCCAAAATCAATTCGCTGCTTGCGGGGGAGATGACTATGAGCTTTGTTTTACAGCACCCAAGAGCCAACACGAATTCATTTTAGAAATAAGTCGCGCACTCGATTTACCGCTGACTTGTATTGGTCGCATCATTCACAAAAAAAATCATTCATCACAAGTTCATATTTTGAATACTGATGGAAAAATTCTTTCTGATACTGAAGCAGCGCAACTCCTCAAATCCTTTGATCACTTTGCAGTGTGA
- a CDS encoding NADP-dependent malic enzyme encodes MSKDNSKEQQIAALRQAALQYHESPVPGKIEIAPTKQLTNQRDLALAYTPGVAAPCEEIVKDPANAFKYTAKGNLVGVITNGTAVLGLGNIGPLASKPVMEGKAVLFKKFAGIDVFDIEVNENDPDKLVEIIAALEPTFGGINLEDIKAPDCFVVERKLQARMKIPVFHDDQHGTAIVVAAAILNGLKVVGKDVGNVKLVTSGAGAAALACLDLLVDLGIPRKNIWVTDLAGVAYKGRKELMDPEKEPFCQETDLRTLDDVIAGADIFLGLSAGGVLKQEMVKKMADKPLIYALANPTPEILPEEVRAVRPDAVMATGRTDYPNQVNNVLCFPFIFRGALDVGATTITRGMEVAAVKAVAELAQAEQSEVVASVYGIENLSFGPEYLIPKPFDPRLITVIAPAVAKAAMDDGVASRPIKDFDAYRNQLQQFVYHSGTLMKPLFSIAKRVPANQKRIVFAEGEDERVLRAVQIIIDENLAKPILIGRPAVIDHRIEKFGLRMKSGEDFEIVNPEKDDRFRDFWQTYLGLTERKGVTQSFAKLEVRRRNSLIGSLLIKKGMADGMISGTVGNIATHLKYVHEVIGPEPGATVYGAMSGLILPGRQVFLVDTHINIDPTAEQLTELTLMAASEMRKLGLVPKVALLSHSNFGSSNAPSAVKMREVLALLQKADPTLEVDGEMHGDSALDETIRAGTVTSSPLKGDANLLVLPNIDAANISYNLLKTAAGNGIAIGPLLLGVAKPIHILTPAATVRRIVNVTTLAVVEAASNARGIS; translated from the coding sequence ATGAGCAAAGATAACAGTAAAGAACAACAAATTGCAGCTTTGAGACAGGCTGCCCTTCAGTATCACGAGTCTCCAGTTCCTGGAAAGATTGAGATTGCACCTACTAAGCAACTCACAAATCAACGCGATCTGGCCTTGGCTTATACGCCTGGGGTTGCCGCTCCTTGTGAAGAGATCGTCAAGGATCCTGCAAACGCATTTAAGTACACCGCCAAAGGCAATCTTGTTGGCGTGATTACAAACGGTACTGCTGTGCTCGGCTTGGGAAACATTGGACCGCTCGCTAGTAAGCCGGTGATGGAAGGTAAAGCAGTCCTGTTTAAGAAATTTGCAGGCATCGATGTTTTCGATATCGAGGTTAATGAAAACGACCCTGACAAATTGGTGGAAATTATTGCCGCACTCGAGCCAACATTCGGCGGCATCAATTTGGAAGATATCAAAGCACCAGATTGTTTTGTGGTTGAGCGTAAGTTACAAGCGCGCATGAAGATTCCCGTCTTTCATGATGATCAGCATGGAACCGCAATCGTTGTAGCTGCTGCGATCCTCAATGGTTTGAAGGTAGTTGGTAAAGATGTTGGCAATGTGAAGTTAGTTACTTCTGGTGCCGGCGCTGCAGCCTTAGCTTGCTTGGATTTATTGGTTGACTTGGGTATCCCACGTAAAAATATTTGGGTAACCGATTTAGCAGGTGTTGCTTATAAGGGCCGCAAAGAATTAATGGATCCAGAGAAGGAGCCGTTCTGCCAAGAGACCGATTTGCGTACTTTGGATGATGTGATCGCAGGGGCAGATATTTTCTTAGGTCTTTCTGCTGGTGGTGTCTTGAAACAAGAGATGGTGAAGAAGATGGCAGACAAGCCGCTCATCTACGCTCTTGCAAACCCAACCCCAGAAATTCTGCCGGAAGAGGTAAGAGCAGTTCGTCCAGATGCAGTGATGGCGACAGGACGCACCGATTATCCGAATCAGGTGAATAACGTTTTGTGCTTCCCATTTATTTTCCGCGGCGCATTGGACGTGGGTGCAACTACTATTACCCGTGGCATGGAAGTTGCCGCAGTAAAAGCTGTGGCTGAGTTGGCTCAAGCAGAGCAGAGCGAAGTAGTGGCATCTGTATACGGTATTGAGAATTTGTCGTTTGGTCCTGAGTATCTAATCCCAAAACCATTTGATCCACGTTTGATTACAGTCATTGCACCTGCAGTTGCTAAAGCAGCAATGGATGATGGTGTTGCTTCTCGCCCTATTAAAGACTTTGATGCATACCGCAATCAGTTGCAGCAATTTGTGTACCACTCTGGTACTTTAATGAAGCCGCTCTTTAGCATCGCTAAGCGTGTACCGGCGAATCAGAAGCGTATTGTCTTTGCCGAGGGTGAAGATGAGCGCGTATTGCGTGCTGTCCAGATCATCATCGATGAAAACCTGGCTAAACCAATTTTGATTGGTCGCCCAGCGGTCATTGATCATCGTATTGAGAAGTTTGGTCTGCGAATGAAGTCTGGCGAAGATTTTGAAATCGTGAACCCTGAGAAGGATGATCGTTTCCGTGATTTCTGGCAAACCTATCTTGGACTCACAGAGCGCAAGGGTGTAACCCAATCGTTTGCTAAGTTAGAAGTTCGCCGCCGCAATAGCTTGATCGGCAGCCTCTTGATTAAGAAGGGTATGGCTGACGGCATGATTTCCGGCACTGTTGGCAATATCGCTACGCATTTGAAATATGTTCATGAAGTGATTGGGCCTGAGCCTGGTGCTACTGTATATGGTGCAATGTCAGGATTGATACTTCCTGGACGCCAAGTATTTTTGGTTGATACCCATATCAACATTGATCCGACAGCAGAGCAATTGACAGAGTTGACTCTGATGGCGGCTAGCGAAATGCGTAAGTTGGGATTGGTGCCAAAGGTTGCACTCTTGTCCCATTCAAACTTCGGCTCAAGCAATGCTCCTTCCGCAGTGAAGATGCGTGAAGTCTTGGCTTTACTCCAAAAAGCAGACCCAACCCTAGAGGTTGATGGTGAAATGCATGGGGATAGTGCTCTTGATGAAACCATTCGCGCTGGCACAGTCACTTCATCGCCATTGAAAGGCGACGCGAATCTGCTGGTATTGCCAAATATTGATGCGGCGAACATTTCTTACAACTTGTTAAAAACTGCAGCTGGTAATGGCATTGCAATTGGACCGTTGCTATTAGGCGTTGCTAAGCCAATCCACATTCTGACTCCGGCTGCCACCGTTCGTCGTATCGTGAATGTGACAACTTTGGCAGTTGTTGAAGCCGCAAGCAACGCTAGGGGCATCTCGTAA
- a CDS encoding phosphatidylglycerophosphatase A, with product MNKATQQAFSLKPDFKWMLGSVNRIFAFGFGSGLSTVAPGTAGTLWAWAIYLIADYIFSLSGSPALLWALGVGFIWGCWICGFVSEELGKRDFGGIVWDEMIAFWLILAFIMPSNLWIQILAFALFRFFDAVKPGPIGWIDRHFKKTGNLDIASTNTQIWWRGFGIMIDDLAAAFSTLMVIALIQIIAMYLT from the coding sequence ATGAATAAGGCCACTCAACAAGCGTTTAGTCTAAAGCCCGACTTCAAGTGGATGTTAGGAAGTGTGAATAGAATCTTCGCGTTTGGATTTGGTAGCGGTCTTAGCACTGTTGCCCCAGGCACGGCTGGCACGCTATGGGCTTGGGCCATCTACTTAATTGCCGACTATATTTTTTCTTTGTCTGGTTCCCCCGCACTCTTATGGGCTCTAGGAGTTGGATTCATCTGGGGTTGCTGGATCTGCGGCTTCGTCAGCGAAGAATTAGGTAAGCGCGATTTTGGCGGCATTGTTTGGGATGAGATGATTGCGTTCTGGCTCATTCTGGCATTCATCATGCCAAGTAATCTTTGGATTCAAATTTTGGCTTTTGCATTGTTCAGATTTTTTGATGCAGTCAAACCAGGTCCAATAGGCTGGATTGATCGGCATTTTAAAAAGACAGGGAATTTGGACATAGCATCAACAAATACACAAATATGGTGGCGAGGTTTTGGCATCATGATTGATGATCTTGCGGCAGCCTTTTCCACACTCATGGTAATTGCACTAATTCAGATAATCGCAATGTACTTGACCTGA
- a CDS encoding CinA family protein — protein MKTADIVSTLAEILKSKNWKMAAAESCTGGLVCASLTEIAGSSNWFERGYITYSNEAKIECLGVPIRLLEVYGAVSEEVAKAMAEGAQVNSGANAALSITGIAGPSGGSTEKPVGMVCFGWAIRSDAGDNRIITKTMRFDGDRQHVRQQACDFALSELAKLLEN, from the coding sequence ATGAAAACCGCAGACATTGTTAGCACTCTCGCTGAAATTCTGAAATCAAAGAATTGGAAAATGGCTGCGGCCGAGTCTTGTACTGGTGGATTGGTTTGCGCGAGCTTGACCGAAATTGCCGGCTCTAGCAATTGGTTTGAGCGTGGCTACATTACCTACAGTAACGAAGCAAAAATCGAGTGCCTAGGTGTTCCAATTAGGCTGCTTGAGGTTTATGGGGCAGTAAGCGAAGAGGTTGCCAAGGCCATGGCTGAAGGCGCTCAAGTGAATTCTGGGGCCAATGCCGCCCTCTCTATTACCGGCATTGCCGGCCCTAGCGGCGGGTCCACAGAAAAACCCGTCGGCATGGTTTGCTTTGGATGGGCCATTCGGAGCGATGCTGGCGATAACCGAATCATCACCAAAACGATGCGCTTTGATGGAGATCGGCAACACGTACGGCAACAAGCGTGCGATTTCGCACTCAGTGAATTAGCAAAACTTCTCGAGAATTAG
- a CDS encoding 16S rRNA (uracil(1498)-N(3))-methyltransferase: protein MPQFYLPGPWDSEKPTALTPEVAHHLRVRRIEPGETFPIFDGKGQVAKAKLLSLSGKSGSAQLSEIRMDIHRETPYAITLAQGLAGGDKMDWIVEKAIETGAQVIAPIQCERSILKLTRSSDQERAQKRLTHWKGIIQAACEQCDRTVLAALEPIQTFDEYLKESKPKLKLLLSPDATQSLYSVLMETEPQDLVLMIGPEGGHSPEEEARAQAAGYQIVSLGERVLRTETAGVVAITAVHSVWNPEMQKRLK from the coding sequence ATGCCTCAATTTTATCTTCCCGGACCATGGGATTCCGAAAAGCCAACTGCCCTTACCCCTGAGGTAGCCCACCATTTACGTGTCAGGCGAATTGAGCCTGGAGAAACCTTCCCGATTTTTGATGGAAAAGGCCAGGTTGCCAAAGCCAAACTCCTCTCCCTTAGTGGAAAGAGTGGCTCCGCCCAATTAAGCGAAATTCGCATGGATATCCACCGAGAGACACCTTATGCCATTACCTTGGCGCAAGGTCTTGCGGGTGGTGACAAAATGGATTGGATTGTGGAAAAGGCTATTGAAACAGGTGCCCAAGTCATCGCCCCAATACAGTGCGAGCGATCAATCCTCAAGTTAACCCGATCAAGCGATCAAGAGCGAGCCCAAAAACGGCTTACTCACTGGAAAGGGATTATTCAGGCAGCATGCGAGCAATGCGATAGAACTGTTCTTGCAGCACTAGAGCCCATTCAAACTTTTGATGAGTATTTGAAGGAATCCAAACCTAAGTTAAAGCTTCTTCTTAGTCCCGATGCAACTCAAAGTTTGTACTCAGTTCTCATGGAAACAGAACCCCAAGATCTCGTTCTCATGATCGGCCCAGAGGGAGGTCATTCGCCTGAGGAGGAGGCGCGCGCTCAAGCTGCCGGCTATCAAATCGTTTCTTTGGGCGAACGAGTGCTACGCACGGAAACAGCGGGCGTTGTAGCGATAACCGCCGTGCACAGTGTGTGGAACCCAGAAATGCAAAAACGCCTCAAGTGA
- the corA gene encoding magnesium/cobalt transporter CorA has protein sequence MINLFVLQNGRLSQEQVEDRNELLQYANPIWIDVVDPEEEELIWIKEAFGVLLPELDDLGDLEASARYFEADDGHLHIRTDFLLDEEETSRNVRVAFVLTKQVLFSIHDEDLPVFRLVRLRARLRPGSVSNAKDVLLDLYSTDAEYSADALEEVYENLEQAGKRVLQDDINDADAEQVLETIAKEEDTNGRIRRNVMDTRRALSFLMRSKLLSDEQQEEARQILRDIDSLENHTAFLFDKINFLMDATVGFINLNQSKIIKIFSVVSVALMPPTLLASVWGMNYKYMPELDATWGYPMAIIAMIVSAIIPLWYFYHKGWMK, from the coding sequence ATGATCAACTTGTTCGTCCTGCAAAATGGCCGCCTCTCTCAAGAGCAAGTAGAAGATCGCAATGAATTATTGCAGTATGCCAATCCTATCTGGATTGACGTGGTCGACCCTGAAGAGGAAGAACTCATTTGGATTAAAGAGGCTTTTGGCGTACTTTTGCCAGAGCTAGATGATTTAGGAGACCTAGAGGCTTCTGCTCGTTACTTTGAGGCAGATGATGGTCACCTTCATATTCGTACAGATTTCTTATTAGATGAAGAAGAGACTTCTCGCAACGTGCGCGTTGCGTTTGTGTTGACCAAGCAAGTCTTGTTCTCCATTCATGATGAAGATTTGCCCGTGTTCCGCTTGGTACGTTTGCGCGCTCGTTTGCGCCCTGGATCTGTTAGCAATGCTAAAGACGTGTTGTTGGATTTGTATTCAACAGACGCCGAGTATTCTGCAGATGCCTTGGAAGAGGTTTATGAAAACCTTGAACAAGCAGGAAAACGTGTTTTGCAAGATGACATTAATGATGCAGATGCTGAACAGGTTCTCGAGACGATTGCCAAGGAAGAAGATACCAACGGTCGTATCCGTCGCAACGTCATGGATACCCGCAGAGCCTTATCTTTCCTAATGCGCAGTAAGTTGCTCTCTGATGAGCAGCAAGAAGAAGCACGTCAGATTTTGCGTGATATCGATTCACTAGAAAACCATACCGCTTTCCTGTTCGACAAGATTAACTTCTTGATGGATGCGACCGTAGGTTTCATTAACTTGAACCAATCAAAGATCATTAAGATCTTCTCGGTTGTATCCGTTGCTTTAATGCCGCCAACCTTATTGGCGAGCGTTTGGGGTATGAACTACAAATACATGCCAGAACTTGATGCAACTTGGGGTTACCCAATGGCCATTATTGCGATGATCGTTTCTGCGATTATTCCGTTGTGGTACTTCTATCACAAAGGGTGGATGAAGTAA
- the pyrF gene encoding orotidine-5'-phosphate decarboxylase, with amino-acid sequence MNSRSNTFTQQLQSAWASQGSMLCIGFDPDPKRLPDSLQGKPEGIFEFCREIADATADLVCSFKPQFAYFASQRAEAQLEKLIRHIKDKYPHIPVILDSKRGDIGSTADHYALEAFERYGADAITVNPYMGFDTIEPYLKHTGKGVIVLCRTSNPGGSDLQFLNVAPSGEPLYLHVAKLAATKWNSSGQIGLVVGATFPEEIAKVRAIVGDMPLLIPGIGAQGGDTEATVKAGAIAGKPGTGMIINSSRAILYASSGNDFAQAARAVAISTRDALKAAS; translated from the coding sequence ATGAACTCTCGCTCAAATACCTTTACCCAGCAACTCCAGTCCGCATGGGCTTCCCAAGGCAGCATGCTGTGCATTGGTTTCGACCCAGACCCCAAGCGTCTTCCAGACTCCTTGCAAGGTAAGCCGGAGGGTATTTTTGAGTTCTGTCGCGAAATTGCGGATGCTACAGCAGACCTGGTTTGCTCCTTTAAGCCCCAATTCGCTTACTTTGCGTCTCAAAGGGCTGAGGCTCAGCTCGAAAAGCTGATTCGTCACATCAAAGATAAATATCCCCACATCCCGGTGATTTTGGATTCTAAGCGTGGTGATATTGGCAGTACAGCTGACCATTACGCCCTTGAGGCATTTGAACGTTATGGCGCCGATGCCATTACGGTTAATCCTTATATGGGGTTCGATACGATCGAGCCCTACCTCAAACATACTGGCAAGGGCGTCATCGTGCTGTGCCGCACATCCAACCCTGGTGGATCCGATCTACAGTTTTTAAATGTTGCTCCAAGTGGCGAACCCCTGTATTTGCATGTTGCCAAACTAGCCGCCACCAAATGGAATAGCAGCGGACAAATTGGATTGGTTGTTGGGGCGACCTTTCCTGAAGAGATTGCAAAAGTACGCGCCATCGTAGGTGATATGCCTCTGCTGATTCCAGGCATTGGTGCTCAAGGCGGCGATACTGAGGCAACTGTCAAGGCGGGTGCTATTGCAGGCAAACCTGGAACTGGCATGATCATCAATTCTTCTAGAGCCATTTTGTATGCCAGCTCCGGAAACGATTTTGCACAAGCAGCAAGAGCTGTTGCGATCAGCACTCGTGATGCATTAAAAGCAGCAAGCTAA
- a CDS encoding barstar family protein — MNNRSENTNTASFEEHSRAESWDSNDRLEMESSAANVYAQGGLSRLQTFAANQVSGKKVTASWRAALAVRDAGPPAMLRSVRTNIVQSIRAFRTPDLQEAATELGQHFIYANCANAMTKGEVLEAIAIAYTFTKQQAKNFDPLLDALTTTTDKAGQQPGFVVVLEGLPCTQKFDKEARETLLDVFRDAVDYWAERRTPYRVFYSFA, encoded by the coding sequence ATGAATAATCGCTCTGAAAACACCAATACAGCCAGCTTCGAAGAACATAGCCGCGCTGAAAGTTGGGATAGCAACGATCGACTTGAAATGGAATCGTCTGCTGCCAATGTTTATGCACAGGGCGGTTTATCTCGTTTACAAACCTTTGCAGCAAATCAAGTTTCGGGGAAAAAAGTGACAGCTTCTTGGCGTGCCGCTTTGGCCGTTCGTGATGCCGGACCACCGGCTATGTTGCGCAGCGTGCGCACTAACATCGTGCAATCGATTCGCGCATTTCGCACACCTGATTTGCAAGAAGCTGCTACTGAGCTCGGCCAACATTTTATTTACGCAAATTGCGCAAATGCGATGACTAAGGGCGAAGTTCTTGAAGCAATCGCAATTGCTTACACCTTTACAAAACAGCAGGCCAAGAATTTTGATCCCTTGTTAGATGCATTAACTACAACCACTGACAAAGCTGGTCAACAACCTGGATTCGTAGTGGTGCTTGAAGGCTTACCTTGCACGCAGAAATTTGACAAAGAAGCTCGTGAAACTTTGTTAGATGTATTCCGTGATGCTGTTGATTATTGGGCTGAGCGTCGCACGCCTTATCGCGTGTTTTACTCTTTCGCTTAA
- the mtgA gene encoding monofunctional biosynthetic peptidoglycan transglycosylase, producing the protein MRWILYPFKCLLAGFVAMQLYFVIQVSLWASLDPSSTAFQRAERWRLCSWHFTCDIQSQWVPYDKISNNLKRAVLVSEDDIFFQHKGVRVEDMQKAWEKNQQQTQEKSRSGTKTKPILRGGSTITQQLAKNLFLSSEQNYFRKTQELIITGLLELILSKQRLFEIYLNSVEWGEGIFGIGAAAKHYYASTPARLDVDQAAALASALPAPKCFDKQQYCYRGSINYSARQEFILENMGRVALAPIPAPKNSKR; encoded by the coding sequence ATGCGTTGGATTTTGTATCCATTCAAATGTCTGCTGGCAGGCTTTGTTGCCATGCAGCTTTATTTCGTAATTCAAGTTAGCTTGTGGGCTAGTCTAGACCCCAGCAGCACAGCCTTTCAGAGGGCTGAACGTTGGCGTTTATGTTCATGGCATTTCACATGTGATATTCAATCTCAATGGGTGCCCTATGACAAGATTTCCAATAATCTCAAGCGGGCGGTCTTGGTGAGTGAGGATGACATCTTCTTTCAGCACAAAGGGGTGCGTGTTGAGGATATGCAAAAGGCTTGGGAGAAAAATCAACAGCAGACCCAGGAAAAATCACGCTCTGGCACAAAGACAAAGCCTATCTTGCGAGGTGGCTCAACGATCACGCAGCAGTTAGCAAAAAACTTATTTTTATCATCTGAGCAAAATTATTTCCGCAAGACCCAAGAGCTGATCATCACTGGCCTCTTGGAGTTGATACTTTCAAAGCAAAGGCTCTTCGAGATTTATTTAAATTCAGTAGAGTGGGGTGAAGGCATTTTTGGCATTGGCGCTGCCGCCAAGCATTACTATGCAAGCACTCCTGCTAGATTAGATGTGGATCAAGCTGCCGCTTTGGCTTCTGCTTTGCCTGCCCCCAAATGTTTTGATAAGCAACAGTATTGCTACAGGGGAAGTATTAACTATTCAGCCCGCCAAGAATTTATTCTAGAAAATATGGGGCGCGTTGCGCTAGCTCCAATCCCTGCACCCAAAAATTCTAAGCGTTAA